A DNA window from Flavisolibacter ginsenosidimutans contains the following coding sequences:
- a CDS encoding substrate-binding domain-containing protein, with protein sequence MSRREKIDCIFCANDIIAIGAMEGIRKMGLRIPNDVSVAGCDNIYVSAWPSFSLTTWEHSTEEMVEEAVRLLVDEIAGETKEYKTVVVKGSLVIRDSVARKQA encoded by the coding sequence ATGTCGAGACGAGAGAAGATTGATTGCATTTTTTGTGCAAACGACATCATTGCTATTGGTGCGATGGAAGGCATTCGCAAGATGGGCCTGCGCATTCCGAATGATGTTTCCGTTGCGGGTTGCGACAACATTTATGTCTCGGCCTGGCCGTCGTTTTCGCTAACAACCTGGGAACATTCAACCGAAGAAATGGTGGAAGAAGCCGTGAGGTTGTTGGTGGATGAAATTGCCGGCGAAACAAAAGAATACAAAACCGTGGTGGTGAAAGGAAGCTTGGTGATTCGGGATTCGGTTGCACGAAAGCAAGCATAA
- a CDS encoding neutral/alkaline non-lysosomal ceramidase N-terminal domain-containing protein encodes MVLPSIQHPSFSGLIGISSADITPPVEIYSRNWGASEYDVAEGVHSPLILVCNTFQSSKNDKPLALISLDLGFFKDSEDELFLRSGVLQALSMYPAQLMICFSHTHAGPGLTRSDIAKPGGDLITPYLEQVQEKIIVAIQKALAEAVPATLSWQYGKCNLAKNRDLFEKEKNRFVVGFNPRKNSDETLLVGRITNDENIILGTIVNYACHPTTLAWENRLLSPDYVGAMRQKVQSETDAPCLFLQGASGELAPAEQYTGDVKVAEKHGRQIGYSVLAVLESMMGHNKQLCFERVVESGAPLAVWKQRDFSPSKAISGQITYITIPLKSLPSLAEIDQQLNDCSDRVLQERLWRKRNVRKSVGDGENASMPLWVWRLGDSLLFGQSNETYSDFQQQLRKEFYPDAVAVMNVVNGHIGYLPPADLYDKDIYQVWQSPFKEGSLELLTEMAIDAAKKIRK; translated from the coding sequence ATGGTGCTACCTTCAATACAACATCCTTCTTTCTCAGGGCTTATTGGAATATCAAGTGCAGACATAACTCCGCCGGTGGAAATATATTCGAGGAACTGGGGTGCCTCAGAATATGATGTTGCAGAAGGTGTTCATAGTCCCCTTATACTTGTTTGCAATACTTTTCAATCTTCAAAAAATGATAAGCCTCTTGCTCTAATTTCTCTTGATTTGGGATTTTTTAAGGATTCAGAAGATGAATTATTTCTTCGCAGTGGCGTTTTACAAGCTCTGTCAATGTATCCGGCACAACTAATGATATGCTTCTCCCATACGCATGCCGGCCCGGGGCTAACAAGGTCGGACATAGCGAAACCTGGAGGTGATCTTATAACGCCATACTTAGAACAGGTACAGGAAAAAATTATCGTTGCAATTCAAAAAGCATTAGCAGAAGCGGTTCCTGCAACACTTAGCTGGCAATATGGCAAATGTAATCTTGCAAAGAACAGGGACCTGTTCGAAAAGGAAAAAAACCGGTTTGTTGTTGGTTTCAACCCTCGTAAAAACAGTGATGAAACACTGCTTGTAGGAAGGATCACAAACGATGAAAATATAATATTGGGAACGATAGTGAATTATGCCTGTCATCCGACAACACTTGCATGGGAAAACCGTTTGCTGTCTCCCGATTACGTGGGAGCCATGCGGCAAAAGGTCCAATCAGAAACGGACGCCCCTTGTTTGTTCCTGCAGGGAGCATCAGGAGAGTTAGCTCCAGCCGAGCAATATACGGGTGATGTAAAAGTTGCAGAGAAACATGGCCGTCAGATTGGCTATTCGGTATTAGCTGTACTGGAATCTATGATGGGTCACAACAAACAATTATGCTTTGAGAGGGTAGTAGAGTCTGGCGCACCATTGGCGGTGTGGAAGCAACGTGATTTTTCGCCTTCAAAAGCAATCTCAGGACAAATAACCTATATAACGATACCTCTTAAATCATTGCCATCACTTGCTGAAATAGATCAACAACTAAATGATTGCAGTGACCGTGTGTTGCAGGAAAGATTGTGGAGAAAACGAAATGTCAGAAAAAGTGTTGGCGACGGTGAAAACGCCTCTATGCCACTCTGGGTATGGCGGCTTGGCGATTCCCTATTATTCGGACAATCAAATGAGACTTATTCTGATTTTCAACAGCAGTTGCGCAAGGAATTTTATCCGGACGCTGTAGCTGTAATGAATGTTGTTAACGGGCACATTGGATACTTACCACCAGCTGACCTTTACGATAAGGATATTTACCAGGTATGGCAGTCACCCTTTAAAGAAGGGTCCCTCGAACTGTTAACCGAAATGGCTATTGATGCTGCAAAAAAAATCAGGAAATGA
- a CDS encoding SLC5 family protein: MKLDLTFLDAAIFLLYIILVFVVGIYTSRGVKRTKRDYFLAGDKLPWWMIGGSIIAANISSHHLVGAMGVAYNRGFVAIAMEWGAILIGFNALLWIFLPFYIRNGFYTMPEFLQKRFGAGARMTYSVLVLLTYILVEIGAVLYLGALSLHSLLGIPIITSALVISVATGIYTIAGGLKAVIWTEMMQLGVLVLGGMVLSIATINAAGGLPTIIESSKNWHIILPANDPDFPWTMYLGGTLCISVFYCATNQFIVQRTLAAKSEWHARIGIIFGDYLKFLVPLMITIPALVAPKLFPVLDKPDLLFPTLVKNLLPAGLVGLVMAGLIAAVMSHLSGAINSCTTILTMDIYLPYINKKATDSQSVKFGRISGVLIIALSILCTILLIEHSDKPVFLYLLSAYGLFTPGIAAMFLLGILWKRTTHAGALTAGILTIPLSFLIEYLFPNMPFMNRTGIVFWSCILMCAGVSLLTKPKSAKELVGMIWNRASLQLLPSERIQQKGMRNPFIWWAIITGMVLFFYVRYA, encoded by the coding sequence ATGAAATTAGACCTTACATTTTTGGACGCAGCGATCTTTTTGCTGTATATTATTTTAGTCTTTGTCGTGGGTATCTATACTTCACGAGGAGTAAAACGGACAAAGCGGGATTATTTCCTGGCAGGCGATAAACTTCCATGGTGGATGATCGGTGGAAGCATCATTGCAGCAAATATCAGCAGTCATCATCTTGTGGGTGCCATGGGTGTAGCATACAACAGGGGATTTGTTGCTATTGCCATGGAATGGGGTGCAATTCTCATTGGATTCAATGCCTTGTTATGGATTTTTCTTCCCTTTTATATCCGGAACGGATTTTATACAATGCCGGAATTTTTACAGAAGCGGTTCGGTGCAGGTGCAAGAATGACGTATTCGGTATTGGTGCTGTTAACCTACATACTTGTAGAGATAGGTGCTGTGCTTTATCTTGGCGCACTTTCACTTCATTCTTTATTGGGCATTCCAATTATCACAAGCGCTCTTGTTATTTCCGTTGCAACCGGGATATATACGATCGCAGGAGGATTAAAAGCCGTCATTTGGACAGAAATGATGCAGTTGGGAGTTTTAGTATTGGGAGGAATGGTATTGTCTATTGCAACCATCAATGCGGCAGGCGGTCTTCCGACTATAATTGAATCTTCAAAAAACTGGCACATCATACTTCCTGCAAATGATCCCGATTTTCCCTGGACAATGTACCTGGGTGGAACGTTATGCATAAGTGTTTTTTATTGTGCAACAAATCAGTTCATCGTGCAGAGAACACTTGCAGCAAAAAGCGAGTGGCATGCAAGGATAGGAATTATTTTTGGCGATTATCTCAAATTCCTCGTTCCCTTGATGATAACCATACCTGCGTTGGTGGCGCCAAAATTATTTCCGGTACTGGATAAACCCGATCTCTTATTTCCAACACTTGTAAAAAACCTTTTGCCTGCAGGATTGGTCGGACTCGTGATGGCGGGATTGATTGCCGCGGTCATGTCACATCTTTCCGGCGCTATTAATTCATGTACAACAATTCTGACAATGGATATTTATCTTCCCTATATAAACAAAAAAGCGACTGACTCACAATCAGTAAAGTTTGGCAGAATTTCCGGCGTGCTTATTATTGCTTTGAGTATCCTTTGTACTATTCTATTGATTGAACATTCCGACAAACCAGTGTTCTTATACTTGCTAAGCGCTTACGGTTTATTTACTCCCGGAATTGCTGCTATGTTCCTATTAGGAATATTATGGAAACGAACCACCCATGCTGGTGCATTAACAGCAGGCATTTTAACCATACCGCTATCATTTTTAATTGAATATTTATTTCCCAATATGCCGTTTATGAATCGCACCGGTATTGTATTCTGGAGCTGTATACTGATGTGTGCTGGTGTCAGCCTTTTGACAAAACCAAAATCGGCGAAAGAGCTTGTAGGTATGATTTGGAATAGGGCAAGTCTTCAATTATTACCTTCTGAAAGGATTCAGCAAAAAGGGATGAGAAATCCTTTCATATGGTGGGCGATTATCACTGGGATGGTACTATTCTTTTATGTAAGATATGCCTGA